A stretch of DNA from Streptomyces sp. NBC_01197:
ACCGGGGCAGCGGCTGCAGCGCGGCTGGCCGGTGACGCACTACGGTCCCGTCCCCAAATTCAAGCCGGACCGGTGGGAATTCCGGGTCTTCGGCGCCACCGCGGACGGTGAGAAGCACTGCTGGAACCACGAGGAGTTCTCGGCTCTGCCGTTCTCCACCGTGGTCGCCGATCTGCACTGCGTGACGAAGTTCTCCATGCTGTCCGCCGAATGGGGCGGCGTACGGGCCCGGACACTCGTCGAGCTCGCACCGCCCGCTCCCGGGGTCACCCATGTGATGGTCTGGGCCGAGTACGGCTACAGCGCCAATCTGCGCCTGGCGGAATTCACAGATGCGAATACTCTCTTCGCGACCCACAAGGCCGGTGAGCTGCTGACCGCCGAGCACGGGTTCCCGCTGCGCCTCGTCGTGCCGAAGCTCTACGCCTGGAAGGGCCCCAAATGGGTCCGCGGGATCGAGTACATGACCGCGGACCGCCGTGGCTTCTGGGAGGAGCGCGGGTACCACAACCTCGGCGACCCCTGGCAGGAGCAGCGCTACTCGTACCAGGAAGGCCCCGGCGACGGCCCCGAGCTCTGAGCCCCGAGCAGGCTGTTCATGGGCGGCGCGCCTCAGAGACGCAGCGACTTCAGGCGGGCCACGTCCGCCCTGTGCCCGTCCTTGCCGCCGGGTGTCTCGATGATCAGCGGCACCCCCTCGGTCGCCGGGTGGGCGAGCAGCTCCCTGAACGGCTCCGCTCCGATGTGACCCGCGCCGATGTTCTCGTGCCTGTCCTTGTGGGCGCCGGTGGCTTCCTTGGAGTCATTGGCGTGGATCAGCTTGAGCCTGCCCTCGCCGACGGTGTCCACGAGGAGGTCCAGGGTCTGGTCCATCCCGCCGGGACCCGCCAGATCGTGCCCGGCCGCGAAGATGTGGCAGGTGTCCAGGCAGACCCCGAGCCGCGGGTGGGAGTCGAGCGCCTCGAAGTACGGGCCGAAGTCCCAGGTGCGTGAGCAGAGCGAGGAGCCCTGGCCCGCGGTCGACTCAAGCAGCAGGAACGGGTCGTCGTCGTGGGTCAGCTCGTCGAGCAGCGGCAGCAGGTGCGTACGGACCTGCGCGAGCGCTTCGGACCGCGGACGGCCGCCGGTCGCGGAGCCGGTGTGCACGACGACGCCCAGCGCGCCGACCTCCCGGCCCCGGCGCAGTGAGTGGCGCAGCGACTCCACCGACTTCTCCACGGTCGCGGCCGTGTGCGAGCCGAAGTTGATCAGATACGGCGCGTGCACATACGCCGTGACCGACTCGTTCGCGCACTCCTTGCGGAACTGCTCGTCCTGGGCTGGGTTCCCGGTGGGGGTGGCCCAGCCGCGCGGGTTGGCCACGAAGACCTGCACGGTCTCCGCGTCCAGCTCGCGGGCGTAGGACAGTCCTGCCCTGGCGAGGCCGCCGGCCACGGGGACATGGCCGCCGATGGGGTTGCGCACGGTGTGTTCAGAGTCCCTTTGTCTTGATGGTGATGGTGCTGCCTTCGGGGGCCTGGCTGCCGCCGTCGACGGACT
This window harbors:
- a CDS encoding sulfite oxidase-like oxidoreductase produces the protein MGQPESREQQGAVQSGLPPGQRLQRGWPVTHYGPVPKFKPDRWEFRVFGATADGEKHCWNHEEFSALPFSTVVADLHCVTKFSMLSAEWGGVRARTLVELAPPAPGVTHVMVWAEYGYSANLRLAEFTDANTLFATHKAGELLTAEHGFPLRLVVPKLYAWKGPKWVRGIEYMTADRRGFWEERGYHNLGDPWQEQRYSYQEGPGDGPEL
- a CDS encoding deoxyribonuclease IV, which produces MRNPIGGHVPVAGGLARAGLSYARELDAETVQVFVANPRGWATPTGNPAQDEQFRKECANESVTAYVHAPYLINFGSHTAATVEKSVESLRHSLRRGREVGALGVVVHTGSATGGRPRSEALAQVRTHLLPLLDELTHDDDPFLLLESTAGQGSSLCSRTWDFGPYFEALDSHPRLGVCLDTCHIFAAGHDLAGPGGMDQTLDLLVDTVGEGRLKLIHANDSKEATGAHKDRHENIGAGHIGAEPFRELLAHPATEGVPLIIETPGGKDGHRADVARLKSLRL